The Myxococcota bacterium genomic sequence ACTCGCCTTCACGCTGTCGAAGGAAGAGAAGAAGAACGGCATCCGCGTGAACGTGGTCGCTCCGGGCCTGGTCGAGACCGAGATGGGCCGCCGGCTGGTGAAGGGCGCGATGGGCGTCGACGACATCCGCAAGCTCGACGCGGTGATGCCGTTCGGCCGGGTGTGTCAGCCCGAGGACGTGGCGAACGCGGTGCGCTTCCTGGTCTCGGAACGCGCCAGCTACATCACCGGCGAGAAGCTGAACGTCTACGGCGGCGGGCAGAGCCCCGCCGGCTGACTCAGGGGTCCCGGCCCTTCCAGGTCATGCGCCAGGCGCAGCAAGTGTCCCCGCTGAGCACGCAGTGCAGCTCGGACACGGCCACGTCTTCGTAGCCGTTCGCGACCAGCATGCCGCGGATGTAGCCGCGGGCCAGGAGACAGTGCTCGCGCGTGGTGGAGTCGAAGCCCACGAGCTCGGCGCGCGCCTGGGTCGGTGACTCGAAGATGCCGCGCAGCTTGCCGGTATCGTGCTGCGCGGACCAGAGCGCGAAGACGCTGCTCGAGGAGCGCATGCTGCGCATCAGGTCGCCGTACACCTCGCTGTGCTGGCCGGCGCCGAGCGCGCCGAACTGCTCGATCGTGACCTCGGGGTCGCCCGGCGCCAGCCGGGCCGCGGCGCGGATC encodes the following:
- a CDS encoding SDR family oxidoreductase, whose amino-acid sequence is LAFTLSKEEKKNGIRVNVVAPGLVETEMGRRLVKGAMGVDDIRKLDAVMPFGRVCQPEDVANAVRFLVSERASYITGEKLNVYGGGQSPAG